In a single window of the Pontibacter russatus genome:
- a CDS encoding tetratricopeptide repeat protein: MKKFLFIIFSSVVPALGAAQDTAAPTDTTAMRHVVIESIEVIPEAGKVKGMLLLDKDIQYELEGAVDNMYNFKYARAEKQFMSMRRRYPNHPLPYFLMGLSQWWKIVPTNIQTLKYDDLFFAYMDTTIQKAEAMYDRDEKNFEASFFLAAAYGFTARLHSERSNWRKATVASKNALDFMEKAKAGNGLSPEFLFGEALFNYYSIWIHENYPMLRPVLMFFPDGDKRLGLKQLAYVANTGFYTGTESKFFLMKIYANEEKHMEQALQLSQDLALKYPDNAYFQRFYARLLFVQGYFTKAEQVSLDILSKLDQQMPGYEAVSGRYASYILAYINQHKYRNFDKAAQYYKSSIMFAEMTNERDSGYFINSYLNLARIAKQQKDTAAARHYYNVVLQISEKKSDTYKEAKEYMKELKKATRRAKRRG; encoded by the coding sequence ATGAAGAAGTTCTTGTTCATCATCTTCAGTTCTGTAGTACCGGCTTTGGGCGCAGCACAGGACACGGCAGCACCAACAGACACCACCGCCATGCGGCACGTCGTCATTGAGTCGATTGAGGTGATACCCGAGGCGGGCAAAGTGAAGGGCATGCTGCTGCTTGACAAGGACATTCAGTACGAGTTAGAAGGCGCCGTGGACAATATGTACAATTTCAAGTACGCACGCGCCGAGAAGCAGTTCATGTCGATGCGCCGCCGCTACCCCAACCACCCGCTGCCCTACTTCCTGATGGGCCTGAGCCAGTGGTGGAAGATTGTGCCCACCAACATCCAGACGCTGAAGTACGACGACCTCTTCTTCGCCTATATGGACACCACCATCCAGAAGGCCGAGGCGATGTACGACAGGGACGAGAAAAACTTTGAGGCCTCCTTTTTCCTGGCTGCCGCCTACGGCTTCACCGCCCGCCTGCACTCCGAGCGCAGCAACTGGCGCAAGGCCACCGTGGCCAGCAAAAACGCGCTCGACTTTATGGAGAAAGCCAAAGCGGGCAACGGCCTGAGCCCGGAGTTCCTGTTCGGGGAGGCCCTCTTCAACTATTACTCCATCTGGATTCATGAGAACTACCCGATGCTGCGCCCCGTGCTGATGTTCTTCCCCGACGGGGACAAGCGCCTCGGGCTGAAGCAGCTGGCCTACGTGGCCAACACCGGCTTCTACACCGGCACCGAGTCCAAGTTCTTCCTGATGAAGATATATGCCAACGAGGAGAAACACATGGAGCAGGCGCTGCAACTCTCGCAGGACCTTGCCCTGAAATACCCCGACAACGCCTACTTTCAGCGCTTTTACGCCCGCCTGCTGTTTGTGCAGGGCTACTTCACCAAGGCAGAGCAGGTGTCGCTGGATATCCTGAGCAAGCTGGACCAGCAGATGCCGGGCTACGAGGCGGTGAGCGGCCGCTATGCGTCCTATATCCTCGCGTACATCAACCAGCACAAGTACCGCAACTTCGACAAGGCCGCGCAGTACTACAAAAGCTCCATCATGTTCGCCGAGATGACGAACGAGCGGGACTCCGGCTACTTCATCAACTCTTACCTGAACCTGGCCCGCATCGCGAAGCAGCAAAAGGACACGGCCGCCGCCAGGCATTACTACAACGTGGTGCTGCAGATAAGCGAGAAAAAATCGGATACTTACAAAGAGGCGAAGGAGTACATGAAGGAGTTAAAGAAAGCAACCAGAAGGGCTAAGAGAAGAGGCTGA
- the obgE gene encoding GTPase ObgE, translating into MASSNFIDYVKICSRSGHGGGGSSHLHRDKLTSKGGPDGGDGGRGGHIILRGNAQLWTLLHLQYRKHIIAENGHNGGPNHSFGAQGKDEVLEVPLGTIARDAETGEVKCEITEDGQEIILTPGGRGGLGNAHFKSPTNQTPRYAQPGEPGVEEWVILELRLLADVGLVGFPNAGKSTLLSVVSAAKPKIANYAFTTLEPNLGVVAYRDYKSFVIADIPGIIEGASEGKGLGLRFLRHIERNSMLLFMISCESPDIAEEYRVLLHELEKFNPELLDKKRILAITKSDMLDEELEAEMRSTLPADLPSIFISSISGKNIMPLKDMIWQALNS; encoded by the coding sequence TTGGCATCCAGCAACTTTATAGACTACGTCAAGATTTGTTCGCGCTCCGGCCACGGCGGCGGCGGATCCTCCCATTTGCACCGCGACAAGCTGACCTCCAAAGGCGGGCCCGACGGGGGAGATGGGGGGCGCGGCGGCCATATTATCCTGCGCGGCAACGCCCAACTCTGGACGCTGTTGCACCTGCAGTACCGCAAGCACATCATCGCTGAGAACGGCCATAACGGCGGCCCCAACCATTCCTTTGGGGCGCAGGGTAAGGACGAGGTGCTGGAAGTGCCCTTGGGCACCATCGCCCGCGACGCCGAGACCGGGGAAGTGAAATGCGAGATAACCGAGGACGGCCAGGAAATCATCCTGACGCCGGGCGGGCGCGGGGGCCTCGGCAACGCGCACTTTAAATCGCCGACAAACCAGACGCCGCGCTATGCACAGCCCGGGGAGCCCGGCGTGGAGGAATGGGTGATTCTGGAACTGAGACTGCTGGCCGATGTGGGCCTGGTCGGCTTCCCGAACGCGGGCAAGTCCACGCTGCTTTCGGTGGTGTCGGCGGCAAAGCCTAAAATCGCCAATTATGCGTTCACCACTCTGGAGCCTAACCTGGGCGTGGTGGCTTACCGCGACTACAAATCATTTGTGATAGCCGACATTCCGGGCATCATCGAGGGGGCCTCCGAGGGCAAAGGCTTGGGCCTGCGCTTTCTGCGCCACATCGAGCGGAACTCCATGCTGCTGTTCATGATTTCCTGCGAAAGCCCCGACATTGCCGAAGAGTACCGGGTGCTGCTGCACGAGCTGGAAAAATTTAACCCTGAGCTGCTCGACAAGAAGCGCATCCTGGCCATTACCAAGTCTGATATGCTGGACGAGGAACTGGAGGCCGAGATGCGCAGCACCCTGCCAGCCGATTTGCCGTCCATTTTCATCTCCAGCATCTCCGGCAAAAACATCATGCCCCTGAAAGACATGATATGGCAGGCGCTCAACAGCTGA
- a CDS encoding aminopeptidase, translating to MKLLEQLCEIHAPSGNEQNMTKFMLGYINQHKNTWKQPPKVLHGNAFQDCILLVFGTPRSAIFAHMDSVGFTVRYGRQLVKIGGPDIANGYRLVGEDAQGRIECSLVYNEAEEQLQYINEREIDRGTELVFKCDFRETDETVQSCYLDNRLGVWSALQVAETLEHGIIAFSCWEEHGGGSVSFLSRYIYEQYGVTQGLISDITWVTEGVQAGRGVAISLRDSLIPRRAYVQRIIRIAQESGIPFQLEVEGAGGSDAKELQRSHYPWDWCFVGAPEDNVHTPDEIVHKRDIESMVALYKVLMQKL from the coding sequence ATGAAACTTCTGGAGCAGCTCTGTGAAATCCATGCCCCGTCCGGTAATGAGCAAAACATGACAAAATTTATGCTGGGCTATATAAACCAGCATAAAAACACCTGGAAACAACCGCCAAAAGTATTGCACGGGAATGCTTTCCAGGATTGCATTCTGCTGGTGTTCGGTACGCCCCGGAGTGCAATTTTCGCGCACATGGACTCTGTCGGATTCACCGTGCGCTACGGCAGGCAGCTCGTCAAAATAGGCGGTCCCGACATCGCAAACGGCTACCGGCTGGTGGGTGAAGACGCACAGGGCAGGATAGAGTGCTCACTGGTATACAACGAAGCGGAGGAGCAACTTCAGTATATAAATGAGCGGGAAATTGACCGCGGCACCGAGCTTGTCTTCAAGTGCGATTTCCGGGAGACGGACGAGACCGTGCAGAGCTGCTACCTCGACAACCGCCTCGGCGTGTGGAGTGCCCTGCAGGTGGCCGAGACGCTGGAGCACGGCATCATCGCGTTCAGTTGCTGGGAGGAGCACGGCGGCGGCTCGGTGTCTTTTCTCTCGCGCTATATATACGAGCAGTACGGCGTAACGCAGGGCTTGATTTCCGACATCACCTGGGTGACGGAGGGGGTGCAGGCGGGCAGGGGCGTGGCCATCTCTCTGCGCGACAGCCTGATCCCGCGCCGCGCCTACGTGCAGCGGATCATCCGCATCGCGCAGGAGTCGGGTATTCCGTTTCAACTGGAGGTGGAGGGTGCGGGCGGAAGCGACGCCAAGGAACTACAGCGCAGCCACTACCCCTGGGACTGGTGTTTTGTGGGGGCACCCGAGGACAACGTGCATACCCCGGACGAGATAGTACACAAGCGGGACATCGAGAGCATGGTGGCCCTTTACAAAGTGCTGATGCAGAAACTCTGA
- a CDS encoding sodium-translocating pyrophosphatase, with product MESILYAIPAFGVAALIYTWFRSAWVTKQPAGNDRMSTIARHIADGAMAFLKAEYKVMAYFVIIASLFLFYLGYTGEKSHPLIVVSFIIGAFLSALAGFIGMRIATKSNVRTAEAARSSLSRALNVSFAGGSVMGMGVAGLAVLGLGSLFITFYYMFVYSTGADVNGVEMERALEVLTGFSLGAESIALFARVGGGIYTKAADVGADLVGKVEAGIPEDDPRNPATIADNVGDNVGDVAGMGADLFGSYVATILATMVLGREVEVQDNFSGISPVILPMLIAGLGIIFSLIGMLFVRVKEGGDVQAALNRGNWISVALTAVASYFVIQWLLPENLSLRNFDFTADGVYMAVLVGLVVGSLMSIITEYYTAMGKKPVNSIVQQSSTGHATNIIAGLAVGMHSTVLPIIVLAAGIVFSYAAAGLYGVAIAAAGMMATTAMQLAIDAFGPIADNAGGIAEMSELPKEVRERTDILDAVGNTTAATGKGFAIASAALTSLALFAAFVGIAGIPSIDLYKAPVLAGLFIGAMIPFVFSALAIAAVGRAAMAMVHEVRRQFREIPGIMEGTGKPEYEKCVAISTKAAIREMMLPGAIALIVPLIVGFGLEGAFPDTSSAEVLGGLLAGVTVSGVLMAMFQSNAGGAWDNAKKSFEKGVEINGVIEYKGSDAHKASVTGDTVGDPFKDTSGPSMNILIKLMSIVSLVIAPHIALEQEPPIPEAPVELEPINMDVRELYPETAKVGINPESTVVLSLTSLKF from the coding sequence ATGGAAAGTATCCTTTACGCAATTCCCGCTTTCGGCGTGGCCGCCCTCATTTACACCTGGTTCAGGTCGGCGTGGGTCACGAAGCAACCTGCCGGAAACGACCGCATGAGCACCATTGCCCGCCATATAGCCGATGGAGCCATGGCCTTCCTGAAAGCGGAGTATAAAGTAATGGCTTATTTCGTCATTATCGCCTCATTGTTCCTGTTCTACCTGGGCTACACCGGCGAGAAGTCTCACCCGCTTATCGTGGTGTCCTTTATCATCGGCGCGTTTCTGTCGGCGCTGGCAGGCTTCATCGGCATGCGCATTGCCACCAAGTCGAACGTACGCACTGCCGAGGCCGCCCGCAGCAGCCTCTCCCGGGCGCTGAACGTCTCGTTTGCGGGAGGCTCCGTGATGGGGATGGGCGTGGCCGGACTGGCTGTGCTGGGCCTGGGCTCGCTGTTCATCACTTTCTATTATATGTTTGTGTACAGCACCGGCGCCGATGTGAACGGCGTTGAGATGGAGCGCGCGCTAGAGGTGCTGACGGGCTTCTCACTGGGCGCGGAGAGTATCGCGCTGTTTGCCCGCGTGGGCGGCGGCATCTACACCAAGGCCGCTGACGTGGGCGCCGACCTCGTAGGCAAGGTAGAGGCCGGCATCCCCGAGGATGACCCCCGCAACCCCGCCACCATCGCCGACAACGTGGGCGACAACGTAGGCGACGTGGCCGGTATGGGCGCTGACCTGTTCGGCTCGTACGTGGCCACCATCCTGGCCACCATGGTGCTGGGTCGCGAGGTGGAGGTGCAGGATAATTTCAGCGGCATCTCGCCCGTCATCCTCCCCATGCTCATTGCCGGATTGGGCATTATCTTCTCCCTGATCGGAATGCTGTTTGTGCGTGTAAAAGAGGGCGGCGATGTGCAGGCGGCCCTGAACCGCGGCAACTGGATATCGGTGGCGCTGACGGCCGTGGCCTCTTATTTCGTTATCCAGTGGCTGCTGCCCGAGAACCTGAGCCTGCGCAATTTCGACTTCACGGCAGACGGGGTATATATGGCGGTGCTGGTGGGCCTCGTAGTGGGCTCACTCATGAGCATCATCACAGAATACTATACCGCGATGGGCAAAAAACCCGTGAACTCTATTGTGCAGCAGTCTTCCACGGGCCATGCCACCAACATCATAGCCGGTCTGGCGGTGGGCATGCACTCCACTGTGCTGCCGATTATTGTGCTGGCGGCGGGCATTGTGTTTTCTTATGCGGCGGCTGGTCTATACGGCGTGGCCATCGCGGCGGCCGGTATGATGGCCACCACGGCCATGCAACTTGCCATCGACGCCTTCGGCCCTATTGCCGATAATGCCGGTGGTATTGCTGAGATGAGCGAACTCCCCAAAGAAGTGCGCGAGCGCACCGACATACTGGATGCGGTGGGCAACACCACGGCGGCCACCGGCAAAGGCTTTGCCATTGCCTCAGCCGCGCTAACGTCGCTTGCCTTATTCGCCGCTTTCGTGGGCATTGCCGGCATCCCGAGCATCGACTTATATAAAGCGCCGGTGCTGGCGGGCCTTTTCATCGGTGCCATGATTCCATTTGTGTTCTCGGCGCTGGCTATTGCGGCGGTGGGCAGAGCGGCCATGGCGATGGTACACGAGGTGCGCCGCCAGTTCCGCGAGATTCCGGGCATCATGGAAGGCACAGGCAAGCCGGAGTATGAGAAGTGCGTGGCCATCTCGACAAAAGCGGCCATCCGCGAAATGATGCTGCCAGGCGCTATTGCGCTTATCGTGCCGCTTATCGTAGGTTTTGGTCTGGAGGGCGCTTTCCCGGACACGTCTTCGGCGGAGGTGCTGGGCGGCTTGCTGGCTGGCGTTACCGTGTCGGGGGTGCTGATGGCCATGTTCCAGTCTAACGCTGGTGGTGCCTGGGACAACGCCAAGAAATCGTTTGAGAAAGGCGTGGAGATTAACGGCGTGATTGAGTACAAAGGCTCGGATGCCCACAAAGCCTCCGTGACCGGCGATACCGTGGGCGACCCTTTTAAAGACACGTCCGGCCCGTCCATGAACATCCTCATCAAACTCATGTCGATTGTGTCGCTGGTTATCGCGCCGCACATTGCCCTGGAGCAGGAGCCACCCATTCCGGAAGCCCCTGTCGAACTGGAGCCGATTAATATGGACGTAAGAGAGCTTTACCCGGAAACAGCGAAAGTGGGCATCAACCCAGAGAGTACCGTGGTGCTCTCACTTACTTCTCTGAAGTTTTAG
- the hpt gene encoding hypoxanthine phosphoribosyltransferase encodes MEPRTIQIHDCEFKTYIFEEEIIARIVMLAEQLDKEYAGKQPLFLAVLNGSFMFVADLLKRISIPCEVSFIRLSSYQDTQSTGRVKEVLGLNEDIQHRHVVVLEDIVDTGHTVHGLLEQLRERGPASVEVATLLLKPDCLQHPLDIKYVAKPIPNDFVVGYGLDYNGLGRNLRDIYKIVS; translated from the coding sequence ATGGAACCGCGCACCATTCAAATACACGATTGCGAGTTTAAAACCTACATCTTCGAGGAAGAAATCATTGCCCGCATCGTGATGCTGGCCGAGCAGTTGGATAAGGAGTATGCCGGAAAGCAGCCGCTGTTCCTGGCGGTGCTCAACGGCTCGTTCATGTTTGTGGCGGACCTGCTGAAGCGCATCAGCATTCCATGCGAAGTTTCCTTTATCCGCCTCTCCAGCTACCAGGATACCCAAAGTACGGGCAGGGTGAAGGAGGTGCTGGGGCTGAACGAGGACATCCAGCACCGGCACGTGGTGGTACTGGAAGACATTGTGGACACCGGGCATACCGTGCATGGCCTGCTGGAGCAACTGCGGGAGCGCGGCCCCGCGTCGGTGGAGGTGGCGACGCTGCTGCTGAAACCAGACTGCCTGCAGCACCCGCTGGATATAAAGTACGTGGCCAAGCCCATCCCGAACGATTTTGTGGTCGGCTACGGGCTGGATTACAACGGGCTGGGCCGCAACCTGCGCGACATCTATAAAATCGTTTCCTAA
- a CDS encoding glycosyltransferase family protein, with the protein MRLQMKCEGATVGIYVGKYGGLYYDQEAFYLYKRCLETIPGFRLIILSPHPQEEILQHLGQSGIDKAKVYITSVPHAEVPVYLSAADFAFATYKPGPSKRFLSPIKTGEYWANGLPVLLTEGVGDDSDIIKCEGGGATFNLREEGSVERALEKIQQILKDPAHRQEIPRLAQKYRSPERIREAYEYFFGQSKEEQP; encoded by the coding sequence ATGCGGTTACAAATGAAATGTGAAGGGGCAACAGTCGGCATATACGTGGGCAAGTACGGCGGGCTGTATTACGATCAGGAAGCCTTCTATCTATATAAACGCTGCTTGGAAACCATTCCCGGTTTCAGACTCATCATCCTATCGCCGCACCCGCAGGAGGAAATACTGCAACACCTCGGGCAAAGCGGCATTGACAAGGCGAAGGTATATATAACTTCTGTGCCACATGCCGAGGTGCCAGTCTACCTTTCTGCCGCTGATTTTGCCTTTGCAACTTATAAACCCGGACCTTCCAAAAGGTTTCTTTCCCCAATCAAAACCGGGGAATACTGGGCGAACGGGCTGCCGGTGCTGCTGACGGAGGGCGTGGGCGACGACAGCGACATCATAAAATGTGAAGGCGGTGGCGCTACTTTTAACCTGCGGGAGGAGGGAAGCGTGGAGAGGGCATTAGAGAAGATTCAGCAAATACTGAAGGACCCAGCGCACCGGCAGGAAATCCCCAGGCTGGCGCAAAAGTACAGGTCTCCGGAGCGGATACGGGAGGCATATGAATATTTCTTCGGGCAAAGCAAGGAGGAGCAGCCGTGA
- a CDS encoding glycosyltransferase translates to MKVLFVVPYPVGQAASQRYRVEQWLPLLQEQGSLYKLAPFWSQSTWPVLYKPGHIGKKALGLLAGFWRRLLLLARLPRYDYIFVHREATPVGPPWFEWVAAKVLRKKIIFDFDDAIWLPDSNRGSGWRKKLKWRHKTAQICRWSYKVSCGNDYLRNYALKYNAAAVLLPTVLDTDQVCINRKEQQTAEVAIGWIGSHSTLPYLQLLEPVLQRLERKYSFKLYIIADRPPQLQLQSVIFKQWRRGTETEDLLEFHIGLMPLPDTDWARGKCAFKALQYMALGIPAVVAGVGANLGAVADGRTGYICQTEQEWYERLEELILEPGKRAGMGAAGQEWVKARYSLQAHRHTFLSLFS, encoded by the coding sequence GTGAAGGTGCTGTTTGTGGTGCCTTACCCGGTGGGGCAGGCGGCCTCGCAACGCTACCGGGTGGAGCAGTGGCTGCCACTGCTGCAGGAGCAGGGCAGCCTATATAAACTGGCTCCTTTCTGGAGCCAAAGCACCTGGCCTGTTCTCTATAAGCCCGGCCATATAGGAAAGAAAGCCCTTGGGCTGTTGGCTGGGTTTTGGCGTCGCTTGCTGCTGCTTGCCCGACTGCCCCGCTACGACTATATCTTCGTACACCGCGAAGCCACGCCCGTGGGGCCGCCCTGGTTTGAGTGGGTGGCGGCGAAAGTCCTCCGCAAAAAAATCATCTTCGACTTCGACGATGCCATCTGGCTGCCCGACAGCAACCGGGGAAGTGGCTGGCGCAAAAAGCTAAAATGGCGCCACAAAACTGCGCAAATCTGCCGATGGAGTTACAAAGTAAGCTGCGGGAATGATTATCTCCGGAACTATGCACTAAAGTACAACGCTGCGGCGGTGCTGCTGCCCACTGTGCTGGATACAGACCAGGTATGTATAAATCGGAAAGAACAACAGACAGCCGAGGTGGCGATTGGCTGGATTGGATCGCACTCCACGCTGCCTTACCTGCAACTGCTTGAGCCAGTTTTGCAGCGGCTGGAACGAAAGTACAGTTTCAAACTATATATCATCGCGGACCGGCCTCCCCAATTACAGTTGCAGTCTGTCATATTTAAGCAGTGGCGGCGCGGGACGGAAACAGAAGACCTGCTGGAGTTCCATATCGGGCTGATGCCGCTGCCGGACACGGACTGGGCCAGGGGCAAATGCGCTTTCAAGGCACTGCAGTATATGGCGCTGGGCATTCCGGCGGTGGTAGCGGGGGTGGGGGCCAACCTGGGGGCGGTGGCAGACGGCAGAACGGGCTATATATGCCAGACGGAGCAGGAGTGGTACGAGCGTCTGGAGGAGCTAATCCTCGAACCGGGGAAACGTGCCGGCATGGGGGCCGCTGGCCAGGAATGGGTGAAGGCGCGTTACTCGCTGCAGGCGCACCGGCACACGTTCCTCAGCCTCTTCTCTTAG
- a CDS encoding glycosyltransferase family 4 protein: MYSKGREEMPHVALVVPAIGREGITKQVANQIKVLQQENIDVFLIVLTIYNSAVMAEFGVRLSEHNVIELQQPAPYLSVQALLKSYSTIRPVLKFLKRNKVSMVVAHAAYAHFVMRLAKAVGYLSRYPFILHQHFHGLQYAQFPVNSLRRFIVNKLNQILAKLFDDSHIYISKAVKADVEENLVRIKKQGILYNPIDTEQALAESKEVNILLAAYREAFVIVLPGRLDHNKGQLFFARVLEQFLRQREIRIGKLMVLIVGSGEIESELEAEIAESNVLQHYVRLVGELPNINLRYLLHLAHLVVVPSFVEGFSFVALESLAAGKMLLVSDAGGLKEVVTDGKTGFVFKAGDKRDCLAKLNYIYENRDKELINRAKIEQDLKLKFSYEQHKRDFLQHVYSISVK; this comes from the coding sequence ATGTATTCCAAAGGGCGTGAAGAAATGCCACATGTAGCCTTGGTTGTCCCTGCAATAGGTCGTGAAGGTATCACGAAGCAGGTTGCTAATCAAATAAAGGTGCTGCAGCAGGAGAATATAGATGTTTTTCTGATTGTATTAACTATATATAATTCAGCTGTGATGGCTGAATTTGGAGTAAGGCTGTCCGAGCATAACGTAATAGAATTACAACAACCCGCACCTTATCTATCTGTGCAGGCGCTCCTTAAATCTTACTCCACGATAAGACCGGTGCTTAAGTTCCTGAAAAGGAATAAGGTTTCCATGGTCGTCGCTCATGCTGCTTATGCACATTTTGTGATGCGACTTGCAAAGGCAGTAGGCTACTTGAGCAGGTATCCTTTTATTCTCCATCAGCATTTTCATGGACTTCAGTATGCGCAGTTTCCTGTAAACTCGTTGCGGAGATTTATTGTCAATAAACTTAACCAAATACTTGCCAAGCTATTTGACGATAGCCATATCTATATAAGCAAGGCAGTAAAAGCAGATGTTGAGGAAAACCTGGTCAGAATAAAAAAACAGGGTATTCTCTACAATCCGATAGATACTGAGCAGGCGTTAGCTGAAAGTAAAGAAGTGAATATCCTTTTAGCTGCATATCGGGAGGCGTTTGTAATTGTTCTGCCTGGAAGGCTGGATCATAACAAAGGCCAGCTTTTCTTTGCGCGCGTTCTTGAGCAGTTTTTACGTCAGAGAGAGATTAGGATAGGTAAGCTCATGGTTCTTATAGTCGGGTCAGGAGAAATAGAGAGCGAACTTGAAGCAGAAATTGCGGAGAGTAATGTGCTGCAGCACTATGTCAGATTGGTTGGGGAATTGCCAAACATAAATTTGCGGTATTTGTTGCACCTCGCTCACCTCGTGGTTGTACCTTCTTTTGTTGAAGGCTTCTCCTTTGTGGCATTAGAAAGTCTTGCAGCCGGCAAAATGTTGTTGGTGTCTGACGCCGGAGGCCTAAAAGAGGTTGTGACTGATGGCAAAACTGGTTTTGTTTTCAAGGCGGGTGACAAGCGGGATTGCCTGGCGAAGCTGAATTACATCTATGAGAACAGAGATAAGGAACTAATTAATAGAGCAAAAATTGAGCAGGATTTAAAGCTAAAGTTCTCTTACGAACAGCACAAGAGGGATTTCTTGCAGCATGTGTACAGTATAAGTGTTAAGTAA
- a CDS encoding adenylate kinase gives MLNIVLFGPPGAGKGTQSQKLIEKYDLIHLSTGDLLRSEIAAGTRLGLEAKKQMDNGLLVPDEVVIGMIGNKVKEHRHAAGFIFDGFPRTVPQAQSLDKLLQENGTEISCMIALRVDDEELTQRLLLRGQTSGRPDDQNEELIRKRVQEYNTKTAPVADYYAGQGKFRTVDGIGEIDDIFHALCQHIDAVKDRQ, from the coding sequence ATGCTCAACATCGTTTTATTCGGACCCCCAGGTGCCGGTAAAGGTACCCAAAGCCAGAAACTGATAGAAAAATACGACCTGATCCACCTGTCTACCGGTGATCTGCTTCGCTCAGAGATAGCCGCCGGCACCAGATTGGGCCTGGAGGCAAAAAAGCAGATGGACAACGGTTTGCTGGTGCCGGACGAGGTGGTGATTGGCATGATCGGCAATAAGGTGAAAGAGCACCGCCACGCCGCCGGGTTTATATTCGATGGCTTCCCGCGCACCGTGCCGCAGGCCCAGAGCCTCGACAAACTGCTGCAGGAGAACGGGACGGAGATTTCGTGCATGATCGCGCTGCGCGTGGACGACGAGGAACTGACGCAGCGCCTGCTGCTGCGCGGCCAGACTTCCGGCCGCCCCGACGACCAGAACGAGGAGTTGATACGCAAGCGCGTGCAGGAGTACAATACCAAAACAGCGCCTGTGGCCGACTATTACGCCGGGCAGGGGAAATTCCGCACCGTGGATGGCATCGGCGAGATTGATGACATCTTCCACGCGCTTTGCCAGCACATCGATGCGGTAAAAGACAGACAATAG
- a CDS encoding nucleotide exchange factor GrpE, whose translation MSEKDNKQELENEELKDTTASAEAEAQEEHADQAGTNAEISPAAELAEMKDKYIRLMAEFENFRRRTAKERIDFAKTASQDVMSDLLPVIDDMERARQSMEATRDVDALLQGLELVFHKLKHVTQQKGLKPMNIKAGDDFDSDMHDAVTQIPAPSEELKGKIVDVIEKGYTLNDKVIRFAKVVIGA comes from the coding sequence ATGTCAGAGAAAGATAACAAGCAAGAGCTGGAGAACGAAGAGCTGAAAGATACAACTGCCAGTGCTGAGGCCGAGGCGCAGGAAGAGCATGCGGACCAGGCAGGGACAAACGCTGAGATTAGCCCGGCTGCAGAATTGGCAGAGATGAAAGATAAATATATCCGTTTGATGGCTGAGTTCGAGAACTTCAGGCGCAGAACGGCCAAAGAGCGCATCGACTTTGCCAAAACGGCTTCGCAGGACGTGATGAGCGATTTGTTGCCGGTGATTGACGATATGGAGCGCGCGCGCCAGTCGATGGAGGCCACCAGAGATGTGGATGCCTTGCTGCAGGGGCTGGAGCTTGTGTTCCATAAACTGAAGCACGTGACGCAGCAGAAAGGCCTGAAACCGATGAACATAAAAGCCGGCGACGATTTCGACAGCGACATGCACGATGCGGTAACGCAGATTCCTGCGCCGTCGGAGGAGCTGAAAGGCAAGATTGTGGATGTGATAGAGAAGGGATATACTTTGAACGACAAGGTGATTCGCTTTGCAAAAGTAGTTATAGGAGCGTAA